Within the Agromyces ramosus genome, the region ACCGCACTGCCGAACCCGGTGTACGCCAAGCGGAGTGCCGAGTCGGGGTTGCCCGGGATGAACGCCCCGTAGTCGTAGGCGACATGGAGCGACCAGCCGGCCACGCAGCCGAGGCCCTGCGTGCCGACCAGGTTCGCCATGGTGATGAGATGGCTCCCGCCACTCAACCCGGAAAGCTCAGTCGTGACATCCGTGGCCGCATTGAGCACCGGAGCCACCCTCGACGTGAAGTCCGCCAGTCCGACGTTCTGGTAGGCCCCGCCGTTCACTGAAAGCAACGGGGTGTTGGCGCGGACGGCCTCCTCGGTCGCCTGGATCCAACCCGACCCGGCGCCCAGACAGGTGCCCGACATCGCCTCCCACATCAACCACGCATGCGCGAGCGTCGCACCGGCGGGGATCGTCAGCGTCGCCGAGGAGCTGTTGAAGGTCGACGGGTCGGCATCCACGTCGACGTAGTTCATGCTGACGGTGTTGTTCGTACCGCCGCCCTGATGCAAGGCGGTGCACGCCGTCGACGTCGGGCACGTCAAGAGGCCGTTCCCGGTCGACGTCAAGTCGCCGTTGATCGCCAGTCCGGACGAGATCGTCTGGAACGTGCCACTGGGCACCTCGACCGCGGCAGCGGGCGCGAGCGGGCCGACGACGAGCGTTGCAAGCACTGCGGCGACCGCCGCGACGAACGCGATCAACCGCGATCGCGATCGACCCCCTGCGCCTCCGGAATCGTTCACGCGCGCAGCCAGCATCTTCGCCATCGGCGGCCCCCCACCCGTACGGCATCCTGAGGATGTCTCGGGTTCAGCATACCGCCGGGCCCATACCCCACCGCAAGAGAGCCCGCTCCCCCGCTTCGGGGCTCACACCGGGCGCCGGCATCGCGACGAGTGCGCTGAGACGCCGTCTAGAGCTCGACGACCGTCATGCCGGAGCCCGCACCACCGGCCTTGCCCATCGACGCGAGCGCCTTCGGCACCTGGTCGAGCGTGATGCGACGGCCGACGAGCTCGATGGGCCGGAAGTCGCCGGAGGCGACCGCACTCAGCATGAAGGGATACTCGTGCGCGGCCATGCCATGGCTGCCGAGAATCTCGAGCTCCCCCGCGATCACCGCGTCCATCGGCATCGCGGCGAGCGCCGAGTCGCCGACCATGAGGCCGACCTGCACGTGCCGCCCGCGCTTCTTCAGGCTGCGCACCGAGGAGAACGACGTCTCGGTGCTGCCGAACGCGTCGATCGAGACATCCACACCGCCACCGGATGCCTCGAGGATGCGCTCCGCCGCGCCCTCGCCGCCGCGCACGGGGACGGCGCCGAGCTTCTCGGCCGCTGCGAGCGCCCCGTCGGAGACGTCGACCCCGTAGACCTTCACCCCGGCGGCGACGGCGATCATGATCGCCGAGAGGCCGACGCCGCCGCATCCGTGCACCGCGATCTGCTCACCGGTCGCCAGGCGGCTTCGCGACATGATGGCGCGGTAGGCCGTCGCGAAGCGGCAGCCGAGCGACGCAGCCTCGACGAACCCGAGCGAGTCGGGCAGGCGGATGAGGTTCAGCTCCGCCTCGTCGATGGCCACGTACTCGGCGAACGAGCCCCAGTGCGTGAAGCCCGGCTGCGACTGCTCGTCGCAGACCTGCTCGTTGCCAGAGCGGCACTCGTCGCAGCGACCGCACGCGCAGATGAACGGAGCGGTGACGCGATCGCCGACGCCCCAGCCCGAGTCGGCGCCCACCTCGGAGCCGATCGCCGCGATCTCGCCGGCGAACTCGTGGCCAGGCACGTGCGGCAGCGAGACGGTGTCGTCGTGACCCATCCAGGCGTGCCAGTCGCTGCGGCACACCCCGGTCGCCCGCACCCGGATGACGGCGCCGCGCGGCGGACACTCGGGCTCCGGCACCTCCACGAGTTCGGGTGTCTCACCGAAGGCGTTGAAGAGCACGGCGCGCACAGGAGTCCTTCCGTTTCGGGTCACGGATGTCGCGTGGCGGGCGGCATCGTTGCCGCACCGCGCCCGGGACATCCGCGAGCCTACCGGCCTCGGGCGGGTCGTCGGCGCGAGCGAGGCAGCCCTCAGGTCACCGGACCCGGCAGTCGATGGATTGTGTAACAATATGGCATGCGTTTCGTGGTCGCCGTGCTCCTCGCCGCCGTGTGCTTCGGCACCACCGGCACGGCGCAGGCGCTCGGCCCCGAGGCGAGTGCCGCCTCGGTCGGCTCGGCACGCATCGTCATCGGCGGCGGTGCGCTTGCGCTCGTCGCCGTGCTCCTCCACTTCGCCGGGCGCCGGCGCGATGCGACCGGGACATCCGTCGCACCGGCGTCCGGCGTCGCCACGCGGCATCCGCTGCCGGCCTGGCTCCTCGTCGCCCTCGGCGCTGCCGGCGTGCTCGCGTACCAGCCGACCTTCTTCGCCGGCACCGCCGCGAATGGCGTGGCGGCGGGCACGGTTGTCGCCCTCGGGTCGGCGCCCGTGATCACCGGCGGCCTCGACTGGGCGCTGCAGCGGCGATATCCGGGTCACCGGTGGGCCGTCGCCACCGCGGTCGCAACCGTCGGGGTTGCGATCCTCGCGGCGGCGAGCGGTGCGGGCGCCGTGGACGCAGCGGGCGGCGTGGGTGGCTCGTCTCCCGACCCGCTCGGACTGCTCGCCTCGCTCGGCGCGGGCGCGTCGTACGCCGTCTACACGCTCGCGGCGAAGGCCCTGCTCGACCGCGGGTGGACTTCGACCAGCAGCATGGGCGCGCTCTTCGGCACGGCCGCCGTGGTGAGCGTGCCCGTGCTCGCGATGACGGATGCCTCGTGGCTCACCACTCCCGAGGGCCTCGCGATGGCGCTCTGGCTCGGCCTCGTCACCACGACGCTCGCGTATGTGCTCTTCGGTGCGGGGCTCGCGGGCCTCGCACCGGCCACGGTCTCGACCCTGACCCTGGCGGAGCCGCTCACCGCCGGGATCCTCGGCGTGGCGCTGCTCGGCGAGACACTCTCGGCCGGGTCGATCGCGGGACTCGCGGTGCTCGCGGCCGGCATCGTCGTGCTCGCGACCGCGGGGACGCGCCGCACCCCACGGCCCGTGGCCGCCTGAGGGGATCTGCCCGGCCGACCACCGCCGCGCCGCTCCCGGTGTCGGCGGCCATCGATACCGTCGGAGCATGGACGTCATCCTCATCCCCGGTTTCTGGCTCGACGCGACCTCGTGGCAGCAGGTGACACCCGAGCTCGAGGCGGCCGGGCACACCGTCCACGCACTGACCCTTCCCGGGCTCGAGTCGGTCGACGCCGACCGATCCGGCATCGGCCTGCGCGACCACATCGCCGCGGTGGTCGCCGTGGTCGACTCGCTGCCCGGCCGGCCCGTGCTCGTCGGCCACTCGGGTGGCGGCGCCATCGCCCACGGGGTGGCCGACGCTCGACCCGATCGCATTGCACGCGTCGTCTATGTCGACGCCGGGCCGCTCGCCGAGGGCGACTCCATCAACGACGAGCTTCCCACCGAGGGTGAAGAGATCCCGCTGCCCGCATGGGAGCTGTTCACCGACGAAGATCTCGTCGATCTCGACGAAGCACTGCGCTCGGCGTTCCGCGCCCGGGCGATCCCCGAGCCCGCCGGCGTGGCATACGACCAGATGACGCTCACCGACGAGCGACGCTACGACGTGCCGGTCACGGTCATCGCGTGCGAGTTCCCGAGTGCGCTGCTCACCGAGTGGATCTCAGCCGGCAGCCCGTTCACGCGAGAGCTCGCGAAGGTCAAGAACGTCGAGTACGTCGACCTGCCCACGGGTCACTGGCCGCAGTTCACGAAGCCTGTGCAGCTGGGCCAGGCGATCGTCGCCGCGATCGGCTGAGCGAACTGACGATGGCGGTCGTGCCGGCGGCGATGCCGTCGATGGCGCCGCCGGTGGCGACCTCGGGCGACGCAGGGTCGTTCGAGAGGTGGTCAGATGCGCGCATCGGCTCGCCGTACCAGTGATCGGCCCCACGCCTGCACGTGCAGGCAAGCACGACCGTCTCGTCGATCGTCACCGCGTGAAAGAACTCACGATGGGCAATAAACGTCTCGCGTCGTCGCATCTCGGGTCTCCCGTCGCACCTCCGGGCGCCGGGTTCGAGCGCCTTCATTGAAGAGACGCACGTGAGGCTCGATCATGACGCGCGTTCGCCGACGAACTGCTCAGAGGTTCTCGGCCGGGATGTTCAGGGTGTCGCACGCGTCGGCGCCCTGCTCGTACCCGACCTTGAACCAGGCGGTGCGCTGCTCGCTCGTTCCGTGCGTGAACGAGTGCGGGTCGACCTGGCCCTGGGTGGCCTCCTGGATGCGGTCGTCGCCGACCGATGCCGCTGCACTCAGCGCATCGCGGTACTGCGCCTCGGTGATCGGTTGGAGGAACGGCACCCCGCTCTCGTCGGGCACCTGCGACGCATTCGCCGTCCAGGCGCCGGCGAAGCAGTCGGCCTGCAGTTCGACCCGCACGGCGTTCGACGCCGGTCCCGTCTGGCCGTCCTGCGTCGACTCGAGGATGCCGAGCACGCTCTGCACGTGATGTCCCCACTCGTGCGCGATCACGTACATCTCGGCGAGCGGGCCTCCCGACGAGCCGAACCGTCCGCGCAGCTCATCGTAGAAGCTCACGTCGATGTAGATCGTCTGGTCGGGCGGGCAGTAGAACGGACCCGTGGCCGATGAGGCGTTGCCGCAGCCGGTGGTCGTGGCCTGGTCGAAGAGGATGAGGTCGTTCGGGCCGACGTAGTCGAACCCGAGTTCGGTCGACTCGGCCGCCCAGTATCGTTCGAGCGAGGCTGAGGCGCCCTTCATGCGGCACTCGACATTCTCGTTCGCGTCTGCACCGGTGCGACACTGCTCGAGCGACGAGTCGCTCGCGGCCGGCTGCTGCCCGCCGCCGACGAGGCCGGTCAGGTCGACGCCGAGGAACTGCGACAGCAGGAAGAGCGCGAGCACGCCCACACCGCCGCCGACGGCGATGCCGGTGTTGCGACCGCGCTTGGATGCCTTGCCACCACTGATGTTCGCGTTCGGGTTGAACGTCATGCGACGACGCTACTCCGCCTCGTGAGACGGCGTCTGGGCATCGACGTCGTCGTCGTCGCTGTGGTAATGCTCGTCACCGCCCCGTTCACCGGGGGCATCCGGGTCTTCGGTGTTCTCCGGCTCTTGGCGCGCTTCGGGCTCATTCCGCGGTTCCGGCTCTTCCCGCGGATCAGGCGCGCGCGCGAACCGATCGGTCGCATCGATGAGCGCATCGAGGATCCCCGGCTCGTCGAACGCGTGCCCGGCATCGCCGATGATCCGCAGGTCGGCCTCGGGCCACGCTCGGTGCAGGTCCCACGCGGTCATCACCGGTGTGCACATGTCGTAGCGCCCCTGCACGATGACGGCGGGAATACCGCGGAGGCGGCTGGCGTCGCGGATGAGCTGCCCGTCGTCCCACCAGCCGCCGTGGCGGAAGTAGTGGTTCTCGATGCGCGCGAACGCCGTCGCGTACTCGGGCTCCGTGAAGCGCGCGATGGTGTCCGCCTGCGGCAGCAGCGTGATCGTCGACGACTCCCAGCGCGACCACGCGATGGCTGCGCTCTGGTGCACCTCGGGGTTCGGGTCCGCGAGCAGCCGCCCGTATGCCTCGATGAGGTGGGCCCGGTCGAGCAGTGGGATCGGCGCGATGAAGTCCTCCCAGAGGTCGGGGTAGATCGCCGCGGCACCGCCCTCGTAGAACCAGTCGAGCTCCTGTCGGCGCAGGGTGAAGATTCCGCGCAGCACGAGCTCGGTCACGCGCTCGGGGTGCGTCTCGGCGTAGGCGAGGCCGAGCGCACTCCCCCACGAGCCGCCGAACACGAGCCAGCGGTCGATGCTGAGATGCTCGCGCAGCCGCTCCATGTCGGCGACGAGATGCCACGAGGTGTTCGCCGAGAGGTCAGCACCGGGCTCGCTCGCGTGCGGGATCGAGAGTCCGCAGCCTCGCTGGTCGAACAGCACGATGCGGTAGTGCTCGGGATCGAAGAGACGCCGGTGCACCGACGACGTGGCACCGCCCGGGCCGCCGTGCAGGAACACCGCAGGCTTGCCCTCGAGATTGCCCGAGATCTCCCAGTAGATGTGCTGCCCGTCGCCGACGTCGAGCATGCCGGTCTCGAGCGGCTCGATCTCGGGATACAGGTCTCTCATGGACCCACGGTAGCGAGTCCGCGGATGCCGGGCGCCCGCGCCACGCGCACGGTTGCCCCAGTCACGTGCGCCGAGGCATCCGCCCCACGTGTTCCCGACGGCGATTAGGCTCGAGATATGGCCGCGAAGAAGCCGATCACCGTCACGCTCACGGGCGCCGGCGGCCAGATCGGATACGCCCTCCTGTTCCGCATCGCCTCGGGCGCCATGCTCGGGCCCGACGCGCCGATGCGTCTGAACCTGCTCGAGATCCCACAGGGCGTTCGCGCCGCCGAGGGTGCGGCGCTCGAGCTGCAGGACTCCGCATTCCCGCTGCTCTCGCACGTCGAGGTCTACGACGATCCGAAGGCCGCCTTCGCCGGGGCGAACGTCGCGCTGCTCGTCGGCGCGCGGCCCCGCACGGCGGGCATGGAGCGCGGCGATCTGCTCGCCGCGAACGGCGGCATCTTCGGCCCGCAGGGCGAGGCCATCAACGCGGGCGCCGCCGACGACGTCCGCGTCGTCGTGGTCGGCAACCCGGCGAACACGAACGCGCTCATCGCGGCTGCGCACGCTCCGGATGTCCCGTCCGATCGATTCACCGCGCTCACCCGCCTCGACCACAACCGAGCGCTCGGGCAGCTGGCCATGGCGGTCGACACCCCCGTGGGCGACCTCCGCGGCGTCACGATCTGGGGCAACCACTCGGCGACGCAGTTCCCCGACGTCGCGCACGCCACGGCGGCCGGTGACCCCGTGCCCGCGCTGCTCGCGGCGCGCTTCGGCGGCGTCGACGGCGCGCGCGAATGGCTCGTCGACGACTTCATCCCTCGGGTCGCCAAGCGTGGCGCCGAGATCATCGAGGTCCGCGGGTCGTCCTCGGTCGCCTCGGCGGCGAGCGCGACGATCGACCACGTGCGCGACTGGGTCGCCGGAACACCCGAGGGCTGGACCAGCGCCGCGGTCGTCTCCGACGGCTCGTATGGCGTGCCGGAGGGGCTCGTCTGCTCATTCCCGGTCGAGTCGACCGGTGGCGCCTGGCACATCAGGCAGGGGCTCGAGGTCGATGCGTTCGCCGCGGAACGCATTGCGGCGTCCGTCGCCGAGCTCGAGGAGGAGCGCGAAGCGGTTCGCGCACTCGGCCTGCTGTGAGCCCGTGGCGCGCCGCGCGCAAGGCATCGATCTAGGCTGGTCGCATGGCTGAACCGATGTCCCCCGCACGACGCAAGCAACTGATCGTCGGTCTCGTCATGGGCGTGCTCGTGGGCGTCGGCATCAGCCTGTGGACCGGGTTCTGGTTGTGGCTGGCGGCGGGCGTCGCGGTGGGCCTCGCTGCGGGCGCCCTCATGAAGCCGCCGGCGGAGTAGCCGGCTTCGTCGGTCAGTCGGCGCGATCGGCAGCCGCGGTGGCGACGTACGCCGTGATGCCGTCGATGACGCGTTCGAGCCCGAACTCGAAGGCATCGGCGGGATTGCCCGGCGCCTGATACGCCTCGCCGGCGGCCTGGCCCACGCGGCCCGAGACGGGGTACCGCTGGCCGTCCATGATCTGCTCGAGGAGCGGGGCGTTTCGATCCCACCACTCGACGTCGGACTCCTCGGTGGAGGCTCGCAACCGCTCGGCGTCGACGTAGGCGCGCGCCGGACCCGACACGAAGCCGAGCAGGAGCGTGATGATGCGATCCATGTCGAGGTCGGCGAGCCCGAGGCCGTCGATCGCGCGCAGACACCACTCCCAGTGATCGGAGACGTTCGGCCCGAGGGGCGGCCTGCTCGTGTCGATCGAGAGCAGCCACGGATGCCGCAGGTACTCCTGCCACTGCAGGCGGGCGATGCCCGACAGCCGCTCGCGCAGCGACCCCTCGAGCGGGGGCAGCTCCACCTCGCCCGCCACCTGGTCGACCATGAGGTCGATGAGCTCGGCCTTGCCCGGCACGTAGGTGTAGACCGACATCGGCTTCAGGCCGAGCCGGTCGGCGATGCGCCGCATCGAGAGGGCGTCGACGCCCTCTTCATCGGCGAGCTGGATCGCGGCGTTCACCACTTCGTCGACGCTCGAGCGCTGCTTCGGTCCGCGGGAACCGGTCAGCTCGCCGAGCCGCGCGCGCCACAGGAGCCTGAGCGTGCGATCGGGCTCGCCGCGCCCGGTGGATTCTCCCGCCATGCGCGCTAGCCTACATTCTCCGTATGGTGTACGGTAAGCAGGAATAATTCCGTACAGAGTACGTTGAAGGAGAGCGATGACTCCCGCCACCACCCCATCCCGACCGTCCCGACCATCCCGCACACCCGGCACCGCGGCGCTCCGCGCGGCCGGCCTTCGCAAGCGCTACGGCCGCGCCGACGCGCTCGCCGGATTCGATCTCGAGATCGCACCCCGGCGCCGTGCACGGTCTCCTCGGCCCGAACGGCGCCGGCAAGACCACCGCCGTCCGCTGCCTCACCACCCTCACGGCGATCGACGACGGCAGCGCGATGATCGACGGCATCGATGTGCGCCGCCACCCGGCCGCCGTTCGCGAGCGCATCGGCCTCGTCGGCCAGTTCCACGCCGTCGACGAGGCCCTGACCGCCACGCAGAACCTCGTGCTCTTCGCTCGCCTCAGCGGACTGTCGAAGTCGAGCGCGCGGCGCCGGGCAGGTGAGCTCATCGAGGCATTCGAGCTCACGGATGCCGCCGACCGCGCTGTCTCCGGATTCTCGGGTGGCATGCGGCGGCGCCTCGACATCGCCGCGAGCCTCGTGCTCACGCCGGCCATCCTGTTCCTCGACGAGCCGACCACCGGCCTCGACCCGCGCGGGCGCGCCACCGTCTGGCAGGCCGTGCGCGAGATCGCCGCCGCCGGCACGACCGTGCTGCTCACCACCCAATACCTCGACGAGGCCGACCAGCTCGCCGACCGCATCTCGGTCATGGAGCACGGCCGTGTCATCGCCGAGGGTACCCCCGCCATGCTGAAGCGCCGGCTCGGCGGCGACCGGGTCGACGCGGTCATCGCCGATGCAGCGCAGCTCTCCGAGGCCGCACGGGTCATCGGGCGGGCGGCGCGCGCCGAGGCATCCGCCGATCACGACACCCGCACGATCACCGTCGAGGTGCCCGACGGCGCGAAGGCGCTCGCGCCGATCGTGCGCGAGCTCGATGCCGCCGGCATCAACGTCGACGACTTGGCCCTGCGGCGCCCGTCGCTCGACGAGGTGTTCCTGCACCTCACCGGGCGGGCGACAGCGGAGGCTGCAACCTCCGTCGCAACGACCGAGCCCATCGGCGCACCAACCGGCCAGACCGAACCCACGGCACCCACCGCACCACAGGAGGCACGATGACCACGCCCACGATCACCTCGACGACGAGCCTCCGCGATCGCCGGCCGAACGCCCTCCGCGAGGGATGGCTCATTGCGGGGCGCGACGCGCTGCACTGGGTGCGCGAGCCCTGGGGCATCATCTTCGGACTCGCGTTCAACATCATGCTGATCCTGCTGTTCGGCTTCCTGTTCGGCGGCGCGATCGACGTGCCCGGCGGGGGCGACTACATCGCCTACCTGCTCCCGGGCATGTTCGCGCTCACGATGCTGTTCGGACTCGAGACGACGATGACCGCGATGGCAGAGGACGCGAAGCGGGGCATCACCGACCGATTCCGTTCACTCCCCATCGCGAGCGCGTCCGTGGCCCTCGGCCGGGCGATCGCCGACCTCGCGTCGTCGGCGCTGAGCCTCGCCGTGCTGATGCTCGGCGGCCTGCTCATCGGCTGGCGCCCCACCACGGGCCCCGCCGAGATCGCGCTCGCCATCGTGCTGCTGCTCTGGCTCCGCTTCGCGATGCTCTGGCTCGGCATCTTCCTCGGCCTGCGATTCAGCGGCCCCGGGGCGACCACCGCCGTACAGGTGCTCGTGTGGCCGGTCGGGTTCCTCTCGACGGTCTTCGTCTCGGCCGAGACGATGCCCGGATGGCTCGGGGCCATCGCCGAGTGGAACCCCGTCTCCGCCACCGCGACGGCGGCGCGCGAGCTGTTCGGCAATCCCACGGGCACGACGAGTGGATGGCTCGCCGAGAACGCGGTGCTCGCGGCATCCGTCTGGCCGCTCGTGCTCACCGCGGTGTTCCTGCCGCTCGCGACCGCCG harbors:
- a CDS encoding zinc-dependent alcohol dehydrogenase family protein, with the protein product MRAVLFNAFGETPELVEVPEPECPPRGAVIRVRATGVCRSDWHAWMGHDDTVSLPHVPGHEFAGEIAAIGSEVGADSGWGVGDRVTAPFICACGRCDECRSGNEQVCDEQSQPGFTHWGSFAEYVAIDEAELNLIRLPDSLGFVEAASLGCRFATAYRAIMSRSRLATGEQIAVHGCGGVGLSAIMIAVAAGVKVYGVDVSDGALAAAEKLGAVPVRGGEGAAERILEASGGGVDVSIDAFGSTETSFSSVRSLKKRGRHVQVGLMVGDSALAAMPMDAVIAGELEILGSHGMAAHEYPFMLSAVASGDFRPIELVGRRITLDQVPKALASMGKAGGAGSGMTVVEL
- a CDS encoding EamA family transporter, producing the protein MRFVVAVLLAAVCFGTTGTAQALGPEASAASVGSARIVIGGGALALVAVLLHFAGRRRDATGTSVAPASGVATRHPLPAWLLVALGAAGVLAYQPTFFAGTAANGVAAGTVVALGSAPVITGGLDWALQRRYPGHRWAVATAVATVGVAILAAASGAGAVDAAGGVGGSSPDPLGLLASLGAGASYAVYTLAAKALLDRGWTSTSSMGALFGTAAVVSVPVLAMTDASWLTTPEGLAMALWLGLVTTTLAYVLFGAGLAGLAPATVSTLTLAEPLTAGILGVALLGETLSAGSIAGLAVLAAGIVVLATAGTRRTPRPVAA
- a CDS encoding alpha/beta fold hydrolase; this translates as MDVILIPGFWLDATSWQQVTPELEAAGHTVHALTLPGLESVDADRSGIGLRDHIAAVVAVVDSLPGRPVLVGHSGGGAIAHGVADARPDRIARVVYVDAGPLAEGDSINDELPTEGEEIPLPAWELFTDEDLVDLDEALRSAFRARAIPEPAGVAYDQMTLTDERRYDVPVTVIACEFPSALLTEWISAGSPFTRELAKVKNVEYVDLPTGHWPQFTKPVQLGQAIVAAIG
- the ypfJ gene encoding KPN_02809 family neutral zinc metallopeptidase, with translation MTFNPNANISGGKASKRGRNTGIAVGGGVGVLALFLLSQFLGVDLTGLVGGGQQPAASDSSLEQCRTGADANENVECRMKGASASLERYWAAESTELGFDYVGPNDLILFDQATTTGCGNASSATGPFYCPPDQTIYIDVSFYDELRGRFGSSGGPLAEMYVIAHEWGHHVQSVLGILESTQDGQTGPASNAVRVELQADCFAGAWTANASQVPDESGVPFLQPITEAQYRDALSAAASVGDDRIQEATQGQVDPHSFTHGTSEQRTAWFKVGYEQGADACDTLNIPAENL
- a CDS encoding malate dehydrogenase → MAAKKPITVTLTGAGGQIGYALLFRIASGAMLGPDAPMRLNLLEIPQGVRAAEGAALELQDSAFPLLSHVEVYDDPKAAFAGANVALLVGARPRTAGMERGDLLAANGGIFGPQGEAINAGAADDVRVVVVGNPANTNALIAAAHAPDVPSDRFTALTRLDHNRALGQLAMAVDTPVGDLRGVTIWGNHSATQFPDVAHATAAGDPVPALLAARFGGVDGAREWLVDDFIPRVAKRGAEIIEVRGSSSVASAASATIDHVRDWVAGTPEGWTSAAVVSDGSYGVPEGLVCSFPVESTGGAWHIRQGLEVDAFAAERIAASVAELEEEREAVRALGLL
- a CDS encoding HPP family protein; amino-acid sequence: MAEPMSPARRKQLIVGLVMGVLVGVGISLWTGFWLWLAAGVAVGLAAGALMKPPAE
- a CDS encoding TetR/AcrR family transcriptional regulator, whose translation is MAGESTGRGEPDRTLRLLWRARLGELTGSRGPKQRSSVDEVVNAAIQLADEEGVDALSMRRIADRLGLKPMSVYTYVPGKAELIDLMVDQVAGEVELPPLEGSLRERLSGIARLQWQEYLRHPWLLSIDTSRPPLGPNVSDHWEWCLRAIDGLGLADLDMDRIITLLLGFVSGPARAYVDAERLRASTEESDVEWWDRNAPLLEQIMDGQRYPVSGRVGQAAGEAYQAPGNPADAFEFGLERVIDGITAYVATAAADRAD
- a CDS encoding ATP-binding cassette domain-containing protein, whose protein sequence is MHGLLGPNGAGKTTAVRCLTTLTAIDDGSAMIDGIDVRRHPAAVRERIGLVGQFHAVDEALTATQNLVLFARLSGLSKSSARRRAGELIEAFELTDAADRAVSGFSGGMRRRLDIAASLVLTPAILFLDEPTTGLDPRGRATVWQAVREIAAAGTTVLLTTQYLDEADQLADRISVMEHGRVIAEGTPAMLKRRLGGDRVDAVIADAAQLSEAARVIGRAARAEASADHDTRTITVEVPDGAKALAPIVRELDAAGINVDDLALRRPSLDEVFLHLTGRATAEAATSVATTEPIGAPTGQTEPTAPTAPQEAR
- a CDS encoding ABC transporter permease; translated protein: MTTPTITSTTSLRDRRPNALREGWLIAGRDALHWVREPWGIIFGLAFNIMLILLFGFLFGGAIDVPGGGDYIAYLLPGMFALTMLFGLETTMTAMAEDAKRGITDRFRSLPIASASVALGRAIADLASSALSLAVLMLGGLLIGWRPTTGPAEIALAIVLLLWLRFAMLWLGIFLGLRFSGPGATTAVQVLVWPVGFLSTVFVSAETMPGWLGAIAEWNPVSATATAARELFGNPTGTTSGWLAENAVLAASVWPLVLTAVFLPLATAAYRRLRR